A region from the Verrucomicrobiia bacterium genome encodes:
- a CDS encoding peptidylprolyl isomerase, with amino-acid sequence MFWKTALLFLAALLPFSPALHAGTFVQFRTTVGDIELELYDQDKPVTVTNFLYYVTKGYTNDMFIHRWVPGFVIQGGLTYVANRQTSPIINFISTKPAITNEYSVGRTFSNTNGTIAMARSSQVNSATSQWFINLNNNSFLDADNGGFTVFGRVIRGYDVLEKFSTTTTVMWRASTGSDPLKEIPVISSTPTLNHLVFVDITLLNVRISDTGSGRLIQWRSVKDKVNLVEYTTVFPPVWQPLATPFGTGSDMSKIDTSGDTKRFYRVRVDY; translated from the coding sequence ATGTTTTGGAAAACCGCCCTGCTTTTTCTGGCGGCCTTGCTGCCGTTCTCGCCTGCCCTGCATGCAGGTACGTTTGTACAATTTCGCACAACCGTCGGAGATATCGAATTGGAGCTCTATGACCAGGACAAGCCAGTTACTGTGACGAATTTTTTATACTACGTCACCAAAGGTTATACGAATGACATGTTCATCCATCGCTGGGTGCCCGGTTTTGTCATACAAGGAGGCTTGACCTATGTGGCTAACCGGCAGACTTCGCCGATCATCAACTTCATCAGCACAAAACCAGCGATCACCAACGAATACAGCGTGGGACGAACTTTCAGCAATACGAACGGCACCATCGCGATGGCCAGAAGTTCGCAGGTCAACTCTGCGACTTCCCAATGGTTCATCAATTTGAACAACAATTCTTTTCTAGATGCTGACAATGGCGGATTCACAGTTTTTGGCCGTGTCATCCGGGGTTACGACGTATTGGAAAAATTTTCAACTACTACAACTGTCATGTGGAGAGCATCCACAGGGTCAGACCCCTTGAAGGAGATTCCAGTAATTTCTTCTACGCCAACTCTAAACCATCTCGTCTTTGTGGACATCACCCTGCTCAATGTCCGTATCAGCGATACCGGCTCTGGCAGGCTCATCCAGTGGCGCAGCGTGAAGGACAAGGTCAATCTGGTGGAATACACCACGGTGTTCCCGCCCGTCTGGCAACCACTGGCGACTCCTTTCGGCACCGGTAGCGATATGTCGAAAATAGATACCTCAGGAGACACCAAACGCTTTTACCGAGTGCGGGTGGACTATTGA
- the fabD gene encoding ACP S-malonyltransferase, producing MSKTALLFAGQGAQAVGMGKDLAEQFPTAKALFEKANSVLGYDLATICFNGPEAELTKTENAQPGIYLVSWVALQLLKEKVPSLKFDATAGLSLGEFTALAAAGVMSFEDGLKVVQQRGRFMQEACEATQGGMAAIIGLDEGPTREACQESGVVLANLNCPGQLVISGPADKINQACEAAKAKGAKRAIPLTVAGAYHSPLMASAQPKLKDALAQVPINRPAVPVIGNVRALPHGEPAEIHQLLVDQVTSSVRWEESIRYLLAQGYTRFIELGPGTALTGFMKRIDKTAQVLNVADAASLETTAKSLNA from the coding sequence ATGAGCAAGACTGCATTGTTGTTTGCGGGCCAAGGTGCCCAAGCCGTCGGCATGGGTAAAGACCTCGCCGAACAGTTTCCCACCGCCAAGGCTTTGTTTGAAAAGGCCAATTCGGTGCTGGGCTATGACCTCGCCACCATCTGCTTCAACGGACCTGAAGCGGAATTGACCAAGACGGAAAACGCCCAGCCCGGCATCTATCTCGTGAGCTGGGTTGCCTTGCAGTTGCTCAAAGAAAAGGTTCCCTCGCTGAAGTTTGATGCGACAGCCGGTTTGTCCCTGGGTGAATTCACCGCTCTCGCTGCTGCAGGTGTGATGAGCTTTGAGGATGGCTTGAAAGTCGTCCAGCAACGCGGCCGCTTCATGCAGGAAGCCTGCGAAGCCACCCAAGGCGGCATGGCGGCGATCATCGGCTTGGATGAAGGTCCGACCCGTGAAGCCTGTCAGGAATCGGGTGTCGTACTCGCCAATCTGAACTGCCCCGGCCAGCTCGTCATCTCCGGTCCGGCAGATAAGATCAATCAAGCCTGCGAAGCCGCGAAGGCCAAGGGTGCCAAGCGCGCCATTCCTCTAACTGTAGCCGGAGCTTATCACTCCCCACTCATGGCCAGCGCGCAGCCCAAGCTGAAGGATGCACTCGCGCAAGTTCCCATCAACCGTCCCGCTGTCCCGGTCATCGGCAATGTCCGTGCCTTGCCTCATGGCGAACCGGCGGAGATCCATCAACTGCTCGTGGATCAGGTGACTTCCTCCGTGCGTTGGGAAGAATCCATCCGTTATCTGCTCGCGCAAGGTTACACCCGCTTCATCGAACTCGGACCCGGCACCGCTCTGACCGGTTTCATGAAGCGTATCGACAAAACAGCGCAGGTGTTGAACGTGGCTGATGCTGCGAGTCTGGAAACAACGGCAAAGTCATTGAACGCGTAA